Proteins from one Pontibacter korlensis genomic window:
- a CDS encoding TonB-dependent receptor → MRTLYTLFVLLLLMVPMPSWAQKQVVQGYVRAATNGEPLIGATVSVAEAAAGTITNEKGFYTLSLPEGKHTLQATYVGYTTDTRNINLKGGNPESINFTLEPASNELKVVEIEASSLRQRLNDTRMSVESLSSREASLLPALFGEVDLVKTMQLKPGIQSGGEGSSGLYVRGGGPDQNLVLLDGAMIYNPSHLFGFFSVFNPDAVKSVELYKGGFPAQFGGRLSSVVDVSMHKGNNERISTKGGIGLISSRLTVDGPIVKDKLNFSVSGRRTYADIFTRQINRLNEGNKDYNPIPDYYFYDLNGNVSYKLNKKDELTLGGYYGRDLFGFNDSGFSFGFDWGNTMGNLNWRHKFNDNLYASTSLGYTGYKYNINNKIDIFSFTLTSAVEDYTLKTDFDWFLGKGHSLKFGAQATHHNFTVGRLNFESEDSTLNYGTGNSYSGSEFGLYVSDDYVISPMVSLNYGLRLSGFNSAGKNYAALEPRASVKYTFNESTALKASYASMMQYVHLLTNSGASLPTDIWYPSNRGVKPQRSQQAALGLSHIFGRGKYLISNEVYYKWMQNQIDFRDGANLFVNDSLENDFLFGKGYSYGNEIYLEKVRGKTTGWLGYTLSWTWRQFDGINGGRRFPARYDRRHDVSLVVMHKLNKRLTLTGAFVYGTGNAYSVPVARFAFQDVEGKSASVVPIYEDRNAYRLEAYHRLDLGAVLKLKPKRGEADLTFSVYNAYNRRNPYFVYFEQQKDIHDEETIGFQAKQVSLFPVIPSVTYNFRF, encoded by the coding sequence ATGCGTACTCTTTATACTCTTTTTGTTCTGCTATTACTGATGGTCCCTATGCCTTCCTGGGCGCAAAAGCAGGTGGTACAGGGCTACGTACGCGCTGCTACAAATGGAGAACCACTTATTGGTGCCACAGTTTCTGTAGCAGAAGCTGCAGCAGGCACCATCACTAACGAAAAAGGCTTTTATACTTTAAGCCTGCCGGAAGGAAAACATACCCTTCAGGCAACCTATGTGGGCTATACCACAGATACCCGCAACATCAACTTAAAAGGCGGCAACCCCGAGAGCATTAACTTTACCTTAGAACCCGCCAGTAACGAACTGAAGGTGGTGGAGATAGAAGCCAGCTCACTTCGCCAGCGACTGAACGATACCCGCATGAGTGTCGAGTCGCTTTCATCCAGAGAAGCAAGTTTATTGCCTGCTCTTTTCGGGGAGGTGGACCTGGTAAAAACGATGCAGCTAAAGCCTGGCATACAGTCGGGCGGAGAAGGCAGCTCGGGTTTATATGTGCGCGGCGGCGGCCCTGACCAGAACCTGGTACTGTTGGATGGGGCTATGATTTATAACCCCTCTCACCTGTTCGGCTTCTTCAGTGTGTTTAACCCGGATGCCGTAAAGAGTGTTGAACTCTACAAGGGAGGCTTTCCTGCCCAATTTGGAGGACGGCTTTCATCGGTGGTGGATGTAAGCATGCATAAGGGCAACAACGAGCGCATAAGCACCAAAGGCGGTATTGGCCTTATCTCCTCCCGCTTAACGGTAGACGGGCCCATCGTGAAAGATAAGCTGAACTTTTCTGTTTCCGGGCGCCGCACTTATGCCGACATTTTTACACGCCAGATTAACCGCCTGAACGAAGGCAATAAAGACTATAACCCTATACCTGATTATTACTTCTACGACCTTAACGGTAATGTAAGTTATAAGCTAAACAAGAAGGATGAACTAACCCTAGGGGGTTACTATGGCCGTGACCTCTTTGGCTTTAACGACAGCGGCTTTTCGTTTGGCTTCGATTGGGGTAATACAATGGGCAACCTTAATTGGCGCCATAAGTTCAATGACAATTTATACGCCTCTACCTCCCTTGGTTATACCGGATACAAGTATAACATAAACAACAAGATTGATATTTTCAGCTTTACCCTAACTTCTGCTGTGGAGGATTATACTTTGAAGACCGACTTTGATTGGTTTTTAGGGAAAGGGCACAGCCTGAAGTTTGGAGCCCAAGCCACACACCACAACTTTACTGTGGGGCGCTTGAACTTTGAATCGGAGGACAGTACTCTGAACTATGGGACAGGCAACTCTTACAGCGGCAGTGAGTTTGGGCTTTACGTTTCCGACGATTATGTTATAAGCCCGATGGTTTCGCTGAATTATGGCCTCCGCCTATCAGGATTCAACAGTGCTGGCAAAAATTACGCTGCCCTGGAGCCACGTGCCTCAGTTAAGTATACCTTCAACGAGAGTACAGCCCTAAAAGCGAGCTATGCCAGCATGATGCAGTACGTGCACCTGCTCACTAATTCCGGCGCATCCCTTCCAACCGATATCTGGTATCCTTCTAACCGTGGAGTAAAGCCACAGCGCTCCCAGCAGGCAGCTCTTGGTTTGAGCCATATTTTTGGCAGAGGCAAGTACCTTATCTCTAATGAAGTATACTACAAATGGATGCAGAACCAGATCGACTTCCGAGACGGAGCAAATCTGTTTGTGAACGATAGCCTGGAGAATGATTTCCTGTTCGGAAAGGGCTATAGCTACGGCAATGAAATCTATCTGGAAAAAGTACGGGGTAAAACTACTGGTTGGTTAGGCTACACCCTCTCATGGACCTGGCGCCAGTTCGACGGCATAAACGGAGGCAGGCGTTTTCCGGCTCGTTACGACCGACGCCACGATGTAAGCCTAGTGGTCATGCATAAGCTTAACAAACGGCTAACCCTGACAGGAGCCTTTGTATACGGCACAGGCAATGCATATTCGGTACCTGTCGCACGGTTTGCTTTTCAGGATGTGGAGGGCAAGTCAGCCTCGGTTGTGCCTATTTATGAAGACCGAAACGCCTACAGGTTAGAAGCTTATCACCGCCTGGACCTTGGTGCTGTACTCAAGCTAAAGCCCAAGCGCGGCGAAGCAGACCTGACCTTTAGTGTATACAATGCCTATAACCGCCGCAACCCGTACTTTGTGTACTTTGAGCAGCAGAAGGATATCCACGACGAGGAAACGATCGGTTTTCAGGCGAAGCAGGTATCGCTGTTCCCTGTTATCCCTTCAGTTACCTATAATTTTAGATTCTGA
- a CDS encoding TolC family protein, with protein sequence MKNFITRALLKKLGGLTLCLSLAATAHAQEPLTLEKSLELARQNNVALRQARYNSNKADISVRRNKYGYLPSISANTDISRTNGLVFDNVTGQVQRGNTSASYPYISGQVVLFDGFSKLFELKQSKQQAQATAFSEQQALIDLETNVTGYYLQALVDRENISISEQRVALLEGQLSQMEKLERAGVRALDEVYQIKAQIATEKMNLITHQNNYRKARLQLVQEMNVEGNPDYALQMPSTPQDISMELPTEAEVMANALAYSPLVKSSAAYLEAAKSELKVVKSNFSPTLTLEGMIGSNYSSNILKNPEQGDLSTMPYLDQLDLNQRKVVALNLSIPIFNGLSRHFDTQTARLDLRNAELDYVASQNQLRQTVQQAYQDVLAAREKYNTVTANLEYTQRAFESAKRRYELGNLDFFAYMESLNNMNKAQAELLQSKCEFYLKKRILELYQG encoded by the coding sequence ATGAAAAATTTTATCACCAGAGCCCTGCTCAAAAAGCTGGGAGGGCTAACCTTGTGCCTTAGTTTAGCTGCAACTGCCCACGCTCAGGAGCCGCTAACACTGGAGAAAAGCCTTGAGCTGGCCCGCCAGAACAACGTGGCCCTGCGCCAGGCACGCTATAACAGCAACAAGGCAGATATCAGCGTGCGCCGCAACAAGTATGGTTACCTACCTTCCATCTCAGCAAACACAGATATCAGCCGCACCAATGGCTTGGTCTTCGACAACGTTACAGGGCAGGTGCAGCGTGGTAACACTTCAGCTTCCTACCCTTACATTTCGGGGCAGGTGGTGCTTTTTGATGGCTTCTCCAAACTGTTTGAACTGAAGCAGTCCAAACAGCAGGCGCAGGCAACTGCCTTTTCCGAGCAGCAGGCCCTGATCGACCTCGAAACCAATGTAACAGGCTATTACCTGCAGGCGCTGGTGGACCGGGAGAACATAAGTATATCTGAGCAAAGAGTAGCGCTGCTGGAGGGCCAGCTAAGCCAGATGGAGAAACTGGAGCGTGCAGGTGTACGGGCGCTGGATGAAGTCTATCAGATAAAAGCCCAGATAGCCACGGAGAAAATGAACCTGATCACCCATCAGAACAATTACCGCAAAGCAAGGCTACAGCTTGTACAGGAAATGAACGTAGAGGGCAACCCCGATTATGCGCTGCAGATGCCAAGCACTCCGCAGGATATAAGCATGGAGCTACCAACTGAAGCTGAGGTAATGGCCAATGCGCTGGCCTACTCGCCGCTGGTAAAATCATCTGCCGCATACCTGGAGGCGGCCAAAAGTGAACTGAAGGTGGTCAAGAGCAACTTCTCTCCTACCCTCACCCTGGAGGGCATGATAGGCTCTAACTACTCCAGCAACATTCTAAAGAACCCAGAGCAGGGCGACCTCTCCACTATGCCCTACTTAGACCAGCTGGACCTGAACCAGCGCAAGGTGGTGGCGCTCAACCTGAGTATACCGATTTTCAATGGCCTGAGCAGGCACTTTGATACACAGACAGCCCGCCTGGACCTGCGCAATGCCGAGCTGGACTACGTAGCCAGCCAAAACCAACTGCGCCAGACAGTACAACAGGCATACCAGGATGTGCTGGCAGCCCGCGAGAAATACAATACAGTTACAGCCAACCTGGAATATACCCAACGAGCCTTCGAGTCAGCCAAGCGTCGCTACGAGTTGGGTAACTTAGACTTCTTTGCTTATATGGAATCGCTCAACAACATGAACAAAGCACAGGCAGAGCTGTTACAAAGCAAATGTGAGTTTTACCTCAAAAAGCGCATACTGGAGCTATACCAGGGGTAG
- a CDS encoding peptidase M61, translating to MLKKTFTALTLCLGLSMATLAGSEPQNNSAQKYNVTVDLTNVQNDRVQVTVQAPAIKQSEIIYNMPKIVPGTYSVSDFGKFVSNFKAYAQNGDTLDVEKLDTNRWRIKNAQRLSRITYWVDDTFDAAKREDVVFEPGGTNIEEGKNFLLNTFGFVGYFDGMKQVPYQLNITKPQGFYGSTPLKAVVSNDSLDTYELPNYVDLADSPLMYNVPDTTVLKVGEADVLVSVYSPSGRVTSGPIASNVKSILEAQRSYLGGTLPVDKYAFLIYVPERVGKSGSFGALEHSYSSVYFLPEMPEEQFSSTIRDVAAHEFFHIVTPLNIHSEEIGNFDFINPKMSKHLWLYEGVTEYFATHVQVYENLYDLETFLDKIRDYIITSKTYYNDGLPFTEMSALVLDKYEKEYGNVYQKGALIGMVLDVRLRELSQGKYGLRDLMLELSKTYGKNNAFKDEELFDKITELTYPEIRDFFARYVEGAEPLPLEETFRKVGILYQPTGTQQIISYGDFAPGFDEETGKIKVADTADLDAFGHKMGFQTGDLLLAFNGTEISPANIRQLIGEELQSMEPGDKLTFTVGRRNEKGEIKEKKLKGRATAVKREQLHLLKPDPSATPEQLLLRNAWLGMDGA from the coding sequence ATGCTGAAAAAAACATTTACCGCTCTTACACTATGCCTTGGCCTGAGTATGGCCACACTGGCTGGCAGCGAACCGCAAAATAATTCTGCCCAAAAGTATAACGTAACCGTGGACCTGACTAACGTGCAAAACGACCGGGTACAGGTAACTGTGCAGGCACCTGCCATCAAACAGAGCGAGATCATCTACAACATGCCTAAAATCGTACCGGGCACTTACTCTGTTTCAGATTTTGGCAAGTTTGTAAGCAATTTCAAAGCCTATGCCCAAAATGGAGATACTCTGGATGTAGAGAAGCTGGATACCAACCGCTGGAGAATTAAAAATGCGCAAAGGCTTAGCCGGATTACATACTGGGTTGATGACACGTTTGACGCTGCCAAACGAGAAGATGTGGTGTTTGAACCAGGAGGAACCAACATTGAGGAGGGAAAGAACTTTCTGCTAAACACGTTTGGCTTTGTAGGCTACTTCGATGGCATGAAACAGGTGCCCTACCAACTGAACATTACTAAACCGCAGGGCTTCTATGGCTCTACACCACTAAAGGCAGTTGTTTCTAACGACTCTCTAGATACTTATGAGCTGCCAAACTATGTGGACCTGGCCGATTCGCCACTCATGTACAACGTCCCAGATACGACTGTACTTAAAGTGGGAGAAGCAGATGTGCTGGTGTCGGTATACTCTCCATCAGGTCGTGTAACCTCCGGCCCTATAGCCAGCAACGTTAAAAGTATATTGGAGGCACAGCGAAGCTATCTCGGAGGCACGCTACCTGTAGACAAGTATGCCTTCCTGATCTACGTACCGGAGCGTGTGGGTAAATCAGGATCCTTTGGAGCGCTGGAGCACTCTTACTCTTCTGTATACTTTCTGCCGGAAATGCCCGAGGAGCAATTTAGCTCCACTATCCGCGATGTAGCCGCGCACGAGTTTTTCCATATTGTAACGCCACTGAACATACATTCTGAGGAGATCGGCAACTTCGACTTTATCAACCCTAAAATGTCGAAGCACCTGTGGCTGTACGAAGGTGTAACAGAGTATTTTGCCACGCACGTGCAAGTATATGAGAACCTGTACGACCTGGAGACCTTCCTTGACAAGATACGCGATTATATCATCACGTCTAAGACTTATTACAACGATGGCCTTCCTTTTACCGAGATGAGCGCGCTGGTACTGGACAAGTATGAGAAAGAGTATGGTAACGTGTATCAGAAAGGTGCGCTGATCGGTATGGTGCTGGATGTGCGCCTGCGAGAACTCAGCCAAGGCAAGTATGGCCTACGCGACTTAATGCTGGAGCTCTCCAAGACCTACGGTAAGAACAACGCCTTTAAGGACGAAGAGCTTTTTGATAAGATCACAGAGCTGACTTACCCTGAGATCAGGGACTTTTTTGCAAGATATGTAGAAGGTGCAGAGCCGCTTCCGCTGGAAGAAACTTTCCGCAAAGTAGGTATACTGTACCAGCCTACTGGCACGCAGCAGATTATATCTTACGGCGACTTTGCGCCGGGTTTTGATGAGGAGACAGGCAAAATCAAAGTAGCCGACACTGCCGATTTGGATGCGTTTGGACACAAGATGGGATTTCAGACAGGCGATCTGCTGTTGGCCTTTAACGGCACAGAGATTTCCCCTGCCAACATCCGCCAGCTAATCGGAGAAGAGCTACAAAGTATGGAGCCCGGCGATAAACTCACCTTTACTGTAGGGCGCCGAAACGAAAAAGGCGAAATAAAAGAGAAAAAGCTGAAAGGCAGAGCCACAGCAGTGAAACGCGAGCAGCTGCATCTGCTAAAACCGGACCCCTCGGCCACGCCGGAGCAATTGCTACTACGCAATGCCTGGCTCGGAATGGATGGTGCCTAG
- a CDS encoding ABC transporter permease, protein MFSNYLTVMLRNLVRNKVYSAINIVGLAIGVASCILIFLYVQDELSYENHFSNKNRIVRLVGEVVFEGHKDQFAVTPPPLAPATREFSDIEAVTQFHNAGKQTIWYNDRTFSEEDLLFADSAFFQIFDYELLAGNPATALDAPRTIVLTEALAEKIFGGYEQAMGETLKFSRDSYTVTGVYRDPGHSHIKASGLLSRATIDAPTSAEERNNQWFNMNSYTYVLLRHEDQVPALQKQVDALAANRINPWIKENQLNAHMNLFVQPLQDIHFDKRFNHDLTPQGNISYVYIFGAVAVFLLLIASINYMNLATARSAKRAKEVGLRKVVGADRSQIIRQFLGESVMLTLIAVLLALALVQIFIPSFNNLTEKNFTSYFFLQWQFLGVLLAIILLVGVVAGSYPAFFLSGFNPADVLKSDKQPKGGSATLRQALVVVQFSISLIMIIGTIVVFAQMHFLKNSELGFSKEQVMVIDVPGGDSTLVQRLPIIKQKLLQNPNVLQVSNSYSIPAETTSRTLMLVEQGDKMVEKTIDIIAVDYDFIPLMGIELQAGRNFSRDMKTDQREGIIINEAAAKWLGWSDSIGKKVKTGEESVTGAGARIIGVVKDFHISSLHTDVQPLAIRLIPQSPGYLMARISPENQASTISFVEEQWRMFDQKHPMEYFFMDEFFDRQYQAEEKMLTVFGYFAGLTILIACLGLFGLASFTAEQRTKEIGIRKVLGSSTGNIVLLLSKDFAALVLIAIVLASPVAWYGMSQWLQDFAYRIDLSWWIFALAGTLALVIALATVSFQAVKAALLDPVKAIRTQ, encoded by the coding sequence ATGTTTAGCAACTACCTTACCGTCATGCTCAGGAACCTTGTCCGAAACAAGGTATACTCAGCCATAAACATAGTAGGTCTGGCCATTGGGGTGGCTTCTTGTATCCTTATATTTCTGTATGTACAGGATGAACTAAGCTATGAGAACCACTTTAGCAACAAGAATCGCATTGTGCGCCTTGTAGGGGAGGTAGTGTTTGAGGGGCACAAGGACCAGTTTGCTGTAACGCCTCCGCCACTGGCTCCTGCCACGCGTGAGTTCTCGGATATAGAGGCTGTGACACAGTTCCACAATGCCGGCAAACAAACGATCTGGTACAACGATCGGACTTTCTCAGAAGAGGATCTTCTATTCGCTGACAGTGCTTTCTTCCAAATTTTCGACTATGAGCTTTTAGCTGGCAACCCTGCTACTGCCCTGGATGCCCCAAGAACCATTGTATTGACAGAGGCGCTTGCAGAAAAAATATTCGGAGGCTATGAGCAGGCCATGGGAGAAACTCTTAAGTTTAGCCGCGATTCGTATACGGTTACTGGTGTATACCGCGACCCAGGACACTCCCACATCAAAGCGTCAGGTCTTCTTTCCCGTGCCACAATTGATGCACCTACCAGTGCAGAAGAGCGCAACAACCAGTGGTTTAACATGAACAGCTATACCTATGTGCTGCTGCGCCATGAAGATCAGGTGCCGGCACTGCAGAAACAGGTAGATGCCCTGGCGGCAAACCGCATAAACCCCTGGATCAAGGAAAACCAGCTTAACGCCCACATGAACCTGTTCGTGCAGCCCTTGCAGGACATCCACTTCGACAAGCGTTTTAACCATGATCTAACTCCTCAGGGAAACATCTCATACGTTTACATTTTTGGGGCTGTGGCTGTATTCCTGCTCCTGATAGCAAGTATAAACTACATGAACCTGGCCACCGCCCGGTCTGCCAAGCGAGCCAAAGAGGTAGGGTTGCGCAAAGTGGTAGGTGCTGATCGCAGCCAGATTATCCGCCAATTCCTGGGCGAGTCGGTTATGCTAACGCTTATAGCCGTACTGTTGGCGCTGGCCTTGGTACAGATTTTTATACCTAGTTTTAACAACCTTACCGAGAAGAATTTTACCTCCTACTTTTTCCTGCAGTGGCAGTTTCTGGGTGTGTTGCTGGCTATCATACTATTGGTAGGTGTGGTGGCAGGAAGCTATCCGGCCTTTTTCTTGTCGGGCTTCAATCCTGCTGATGTACTTAAATCAGACAAGCAGCCCAAAGGTGGCAGTGCTACCCTGCGTCAGGCGTTGGTGGTAGTGCAGTTCAGCATTTCCCTGATCATGATTATCGGCACCATTGTGGTGTTTGCCCAGATGCACTTCCTGAAAAACTCGGAGCTTGGCTTTAGCAAAGAGCAGGTAATGGTCATTGATGTGCCCGGTGGGGATTCTACGCTGGTGCAACGTCTCCCTATTATCAAACAGAAGTTGCTGCAGAACCCTAATGTGCTGCAGGTGTCTAACTCTTACAGTATACCGGCAGAAACAACAAGTCGCACCCTGATGCTGGTGGAGCAAGGCGATAAAATGGTTGAAAAGACAATCGATATCATTGCCGTGGACTATGACTTTATCCCCCTGATGGGTATAGAACTGCAGGCTGGCCGTAACTTCTCCCGCGACATGAAAACGGATCAACGAGAGGGCATCATCATTAACGAAGCGGCTGCTAAATGGCTTGGCTGGAGCGACTCCATTGGCAAGAAGGTAAAAACCGGCGAAGAAAGCGTTACCGGTGCAGGCGCCAGAATTATAGGTGTTGTGAAAGACTTTCATATAAGTTCTCTGCATACCGATGTACAGCCTTTGGCCATACGTCTTATTCCACAGTCGCCTGGCTATCTGATGGCCCGCATTTCGCCAGAGAACCAGGCCAGCACTATAAGCTTTGTAGAAGAGCAGTGGCGCATGTTTGATCAGAAGCACCCAATGGAATATTTCTTCATGGATGAATTCTTCGACCGCCAGTATCAGGCTGAGGAGAAGATGCTGACCGTGTTTGGCTATTTCGCTGGCCTTACCATATTAATTGCCTGCCTTGGCTTGTTCGGCCTGGCCTCGTTCACAGCAGAGCAGCGCACCAAGGAGATCGGCATTCGAAAGGTGTTGGGGTCCTCCACCGGCAACATCGTGCTGCTGCTCTCTAAGGACTTCGCCGCCTTGGTATTAATAGCCATTGTGCTGGCAAGCCCGGTGGCCTGGTACGGCATGAGCCAGTGGCTGCAGGACTTCGCCTACCGCATTGACCTGAGCTGGTGGATCTTCGCCCTGGCGGGTACGCTGGCCCTGGTCATCGCCCTGGCAACGGTGAGCTTCCAGGCCGTGAAAGCCGCCCTGCTGGACCCGGTGAAGGCTATCCGGACGCAATAG
- a CDS encoding ABC transporter permease gives MLKNYLKVALRNLARNKVYSAINIGGLAIGIAACMLIFLYVKDELSYDRHHSKADRIYRVTRDFLSDDGSVSLHLARVAPPFGPLLQQDFPEIERIARTLHTVLTVEDAEKQKTFREEGIFFAEPAFADIFDINMLKGSAHKALQEPYSILLSDKMAEKYYPYEEAVGKVLRLNETLTFKVSAVFKSFPENSHMHPDFLASFSTLNDTTVYGAEALKTNYGNNSFPTYLLLQSDEQTKSLQAQLPAFLDRHLSATDHARSHKPSEFTNLYLQKLTDIHLKSNLDSELEVNGDIDSIMVLGAVAIVILLIASINYVNLSTARSTSRAKEVGVRKVIGAAKHNLVLQFLLESVLITTIATILALGITELALPWLNEFTGKNITTALLSDKWVLLLVLALPLVVGVLAGLYPAFYLSHFQAATVLKGSLSSSSKNPMLRKTLVVLQFSISTVLIIATGIIYQQLMYMQQKDLGFDSDQLVVLPNSSSLTPKYEAFKAELMKSSAIQGAGRSLLVPTDQLLNSMGAQVSKGGSMAPTSTTIKYVAVDHDMLDVYKVKMAAGRNFDRKFASDDTAAYIVNEAAARMIGWHDPNMAIGQTLSYGGNNGRIIGVAQDFHFESLHKEISPMVFMISNSQGYSNISVKVAGDTKEALAHIEETWQEFLPKVPFSYQFMDDLYEKSYQDEAKKGQIFTIFSCIAIVIACLGLFGLASFTTVQRTKEIGVRKVFGASVSGIVALISKDFLKLVLFANLLAWPIAWYAMRKWLSDFAYRIDISTDIFLLATLVAFAVAMVTVSYQAIKAASSNPVDALRTE, from the coding sequence ATGCTAAAAAATTACTTAAAGGTTGCCCTACGTAATCTTGCCCGCAACAAGGTATACTCTGCTATAAACATTGGTGGTTTGGCTATCGGGATAGCCGCCTGTATGCTCATCTTTCTTTATGTAAAGGATGAGCTTAGCTATGACCGTCACCACTCGAAAGCAGACCGCATTTACCGTGTAACCCGCGACTTTCTGTCCGATGATGGCTCTGTTAGCCTTCACCTGGCACGCGTGGCTCCTCCTTTTGGCCCGCTGCTACAGCAGGACTTTCCTGAAATTGAGCGTATTGCCCGCACCCTGCATACTGTCCTGACAGTGGAGGATGCAGAGAAGCAAAAAACCTTTCGTGAAGAGGGCATCTTCTTTGCCGAGCCTGCTTTTGCAGACATCTTTGACATCAACATGCTGAAAGGCAGTGCCCACAAAGCCCTTCAGGAGCCTTACTCAATCCTGCTTAGCGATAAAATGGCGGAGAAGTACTATCCGTATGAGGAGGCCGTAGGAAAGGTTCTTAGACTGAATGAGACACTAACGTTTAAGGTTTCAGCCGTATTTAAGTCTTTTCCGGAGAACTCGCACATGCATCCAGATTTTCTCGCCTCTTTCTCTACCCTAAACGACACCACAGTGTATGGCGCAGAGGCCCTGAAAACAAACTATGGCAACAATTCATTTCCCACATACCTGCTTCTGCAGTCGGATGAGCAAACAAAGAGCTTGCAGGCACAACTTCCAGCTTTCCTGGATCGCCACCTCAGTGCCACAGACCATGCGCGAAGCCACAAACCGTCTGAGTTTACGAACTTATACTTGCAAAAGCTGACAGACATCCATCTGAAATCTAACCTGGATTCTGAACTGGAGGTAAATGGCGACATAGACAGCATCATGGTACTAGGCGCTGTAGCCATTGTCATACTTCTGATTGCCAGCATCAACTATGTAAACCTAAGTACAGCCCGCTCTACCAGCCGGGCGAAGGAGGTAGGTGTGCGTAAGGTGATTGGCGCTGCCAAACATAACCTGGTGCTTCAGTTTCTGCTGGAGTCTGTTTTGATCACCACCATTGCCACCATCTTGGCACTTGGTATTACGGAGCTTGCCCTACCTTGGCTAAACGAATTCACAGGTAAAAACATCACGACGGCGCTTCTATCTGACAAGTGGGTGCTACTCCTTGTTCTTGCTCTTCCTCTTGTGGTGGGGGTATTGGCCGGCTTGTATCCAGCATTTTACTTGTCTCACTTCCAGGCTGCCACAGTGCTGAAGGGTTCCCTGAGCAGTAGCTCTAAAAACCCGATGCTGCGCAAAACGCTGGTAGTGCTGCAGTTCTCTATTTCTACTGTGCTGATCATTGCCACTGGTATTATTTACCAACAGCTGATGTACATGCAGCAGAAAGACCTTGGTTTCGATTCAGATCAGCTGGTGGTTCTGCCTAACAGCAGCAGCCTGACGCCAAAGTATGAGGCTTTCAAAGCTGAGCTGATGAAATCATCCGCTATACAGGGTGCAGGCAGGTCTTTACTGGTGCCTACCGACCAGTTACTGAACTCCATGGGTGCCCAGGTAAGCAAGGGCGGAAGTATGGCCCCTACCTCGACTACGATAAAGTATGTTGCTGTAGACCACGACATGCTGGATGTGTATAAGGTAAAGATGGCAGCTGGTCGTAACTTCGACCGCAAGTTTGCCAGCGACGACACGGCCGCATACATTGTTAACGAGGCTGCCGCACGCATGATAGGTTGGCACGACCCAAACATGGCCATAGGCCAAACCTTAAGCTATGGCGGTAACAACGGTCGCATTATTGGGGTAGCACAGGACTTTCACTTCGAGTCGCTGCACAAGGAGATTTCCCCAATGGTGTTCATGATCTCAAACTCGCAAGGCTATAGTAACATTTCTGTAAAAGTAGCGGGTGATACCAAAGAGGCACTTGCTCATATCGAAGAGACATGGCAGGAGTTCCTACCTAAAGTACCGTTCTCATACCAGTTTATGGATGATCTTTATGAGAAGAGTTATCAGGATGAGGCAAAGAAAGGACAGATATTCACCATATTCTCCTGCATTGCCATAGTAATCGCCTGCCTTGGCCTGTTTGGTTTAGCCTCCTTCACAACCGTACAGCGCACAAAGGAAATTGGGGTACGAAAAGTTTTTGGGGCCTCAGTGTCAGGTATAGTGGCACTTATCTCCAAAGACTTTCTTAAGCTGGTGTTGTTTGCTAACCTGCTTGCGTGGCCTATTGCCTGGTATGCCATGCGCAAATGGCTCTCCGATTTTGCCTACCGCATCGACATCAGCACCGATATTTTTTTATTGGCCACATTGGTTGCGTTTGCTGTGGCGATGGTTACCGTAAGTTACCAGGCCATAAAAGCTGCATCGTCTAACCCTGTAGATGCGCTACGAACAGAATAA
- a CDS encoding ABC transporter ATP-binding protein, with the protein MIDTQNLQKKYITDTVETTALAGVDLKIKRGEFVAIMGPSGCGKSTLLNILGMLDSPSSGSFKFLGQEVANVSERQRAKLRKENLGFVFQSFNLIDELTVEENIALPLAYLGYSKSETEKRTLQAMERMGIAHRRNHFPQQLSGGQQQRAAIARAVVSEPALILADEPTGNLDSVHGREVMQLLSELNDAGTTVVMVTHSPTDAEYAHRIVNLFDGQIVTENLNVKRHAAELL; encoded by the coding sequence ATTATCGACACACAAAACCTGCAGAAAAAGTACATAACAGATACTGTAGAAACTACTGCCCTGGCTGGGGTAGACCTGAAAATTAAACGCGGCGAGTTTGTGGCCATTATGGGTCCATCAGGCTGCGGCAAGTCTACACTGCTCAACATCCTGGGTATGTTGGACAGCCCTTCTTCAGGTAGCTTTAAGTTCTTGGGTCAGGAGGTAGCAAATGTGTCGGAGCGCCAGCGGGCTAAACTTCGCAAAGAGAACCTGGGCTTCGTGTTCCAGAGCTTTAACCTGATTGATGAGCTAACGGTAGAGGAGAACATTGCACTACCACTTGCTTACCTAGGTTACTCAAAGTCTGAAACTGAGAAGCGTACATTGCAGGCTATGGAGCGCATGGGAATCGCACACCGCCGCAACCACTTCCCGCAGCAGTTGTCGGGTGGCCAGCAGCAGCGTGCCGCCATTGCCAGAGCCGTTGTTTCAGAGCCAGCCCTTATACTTGCCGACGAACCTACCGGTAACTTGGACTCAGTACATGGCCGTGAGGTAATGCAGTTGCTTTCTGAGCTGAACGATGCCGGAACTACTGTGGTAATGGTAACACACTCCCCTACCGACGCAGAGTACGCACACCGCATCGTGAACCTCTTCGACGGCCAGATCGTGACCGAAAACCTGAACGTAAAGCGCCATGCAGCAGAGTTGCTGTAA